A single region of the Lagopus muta isolate bLagMut1 chromosome 24, bLagMut1 primary, whole genome shotgun sequence genome encodes:
- the RASSF5 gene encoding ras association domain-containing protein 5 isoform X1, translating to MLPMVCSSDGWDPPSASAPGRKCCPDLGIKAEKCWALLLTLLFPHFLVFPVKVALLAPIPISLQSSSLHANFRGSPHSRQKMCSFNFKPWDSAPSVSPGHGVLAPEDWSPVGSAPWGGNATGLFSCAGASFLSSQRGFGTERFGFRVPAMPVDAWAPCVGLFHVWDRILTFPSRGGSVGLCSRCLVLGIWKNVTQAVEEKPEPPTVEEIKEKIEKYNAKVTNCLLMKLSDDGTYTGFIKVHLKLRRPVTVPAGIRPQSIYDALKEVNLAETTDRRTSFYLPLDAIKQLHISSTTTVSEVIQGLLKKFMVVDNPQKFALFKEMRKDGQVLLQKLPLTEFPLYLRLLAGPDTDVLSFVLKENETGEVEWDAFSIPELQNFLMILDKEEKDKIQQVKRKYEKFKQRLQQSLKEAGDKPG from the exons ATGCTGCCTATGGTGTGCTCATCTGATGGATGGGATCCTCCTTCTGCATCTGCACCTGGGAGGAAATGTTGTCCAGATCTTGGAATTAAGGCTGAGAAGTGCTGGGCTTTGCTCCTTACGTTGCTTTTTCCAcactttcttgttttccctGTGAAAGTTGCCCTTCTTGCTCCGATCCCTATCAGCCTCCAGAGCTCATCTCTTCATGCCAACTTCAGAGGCAGCCCGCACAGCAGGCAGAAGATGTGCAGCTTCAACTTCAAGCCTTGGGATTCTGCCCCTTCTGTGTCCCCAGGGCATGGAGTGCTGGCACCTGAGGACTGGAGCCCTGTGGGATCTGCACCTTGGGGTGGGAATGCAACGGGCCTGTTTAGCTGTGCTGGAGCATCTTTTCTGTCATCGCAGCGGGGTTTTGGAACAGAGCGTTTTGGATTCCGTGTTCCTGCAATGCCTGTGGATGCCTGGGCTCCATGTGTTGGACTGTTCCATGTGTGGGATCGCATCCTGACATTTCCTTCCCGGGGGGGATCCGTGGGCCTTTGCAGCCGGTGCCTTGTGCTTGGCATATGGAAG aaTGTAACGCAAGCTGTAGAAGAAAAACCAGAGCCTCCAACTGTTGAGGAGATCAAAGAGAAGATCGAAAAATACAATGCGAAAGTTACAAACTGCCTGCTGATGAAGCTG AGTGATGATGGGACCTACACAGGTTTCATCAAGGTGCACCTGAAGCTGCGCCGCCCGGTGACGGTGCCGGCGGGGATCCGACCGCAGTCCATCTATGATGCCCTCAAGGAGGTGAACCTGGCAGAAACCACGGACAGGAGGACGTCCTTCTACCTGCCTCTGGATGCCATCAAACAGCTGCACATCAGCAGCACGACCACGGTGAGCGAGGTGATCCAGGGGCTGCTCAAGAAGTTCATGGTGGTGGATAACCCGCAGAAGTTTGCACTGTTCAAGGAGATGCGGAAGGATGGGCAAG tcctcctgcagaagctgcccCTCACTGAATTCCCGCTGTACCTGCGGCTGCTGGCTGGCCCTGACACTGATGTGCTCAGTTTTGTGCTGAAGGAGAACGAGACCGGGGAGGTGGAG TGGGATGCGTTCTCCATCCCAGAGCTACAAAACTTCTTAATGATCCTGgacaaagaagagaaggataAGATCCAGCAAGTGAAAAGGAAGTATGAGAAGTTCAAACAGAGACTGCAGCAGAGCTTGAAAGAGGCTGGAGACAAACCTGGCTAA
- the RASSF5 gene encoding ras association domain-containing protein 5 isoform X2, translated as MRRGPPGSAFPDPEPRNGRALGSPGGARAARRLRRRGGTPRLLPDVRNIFASPREAAERGRGHRFVPRAPHRGWCDLCGAAVRERALRCDYCRYTCHQQCHSLVQLDCRRPDPGQLSPEGTIVLPCSQNVTQAVEEKPEPPTVEEIKEKIEKYNAKVTNCLLMKLSDDGTYTGFIKVHLKLRRPVTVPAGIRPQSIYDALKEVNLAETTDRRTSFYLPLDAIKQLHISSTTTVSEVIQGLLKKFMVVDNPQKFALFKEMRKDGQVLLQKLPLTEFPLYLRLLAGPDTDVLSFVLKENETGEVEWDAFSIPELQNFLMILDKEEKDKIQQVKRKYEKFKQRLQQSLKEAGDKPG; from the exons ATGCGGCGGGGACCACCAGGCTCCGCTTTCCCTGACCCGGAGCCTCGGAACGGCCGAGCTCTGGGAAGCCCCGGCGGTGCCAGGGCAGCTCGACGGCTGCGGCGGCGCGGAGGGACCCCTCGGCTGTTACCCGACGTGCGCAACATCTTCGCGTCTCCGCGAGAAGCGGCGGAACGCGGCCGCGGTCACCGTTTCGTCCCCCGCGCCCCGCACCGCGGTTGGTGCGATCTGTGCGGAGCGGCCGTGCGGGAGCGCGCCCTGCGCTGCGACT ACTGCAGGTACACGTGCCACCAGCAGTGTCACAGCCTCGTCCAGCTGGACTGTCGCCGGCCCGACCCCGGGCAGCTCTCTCCTGAGGGCACCATTGTGCTCCCCTGCAGCCAG aaTGTAACGCAAGCTGTAGAAGAAAAACCAGAGCCTCCAACTGTTGAGGAGATCAAAGAGAAGATCGAAAAATACAATGCGAAAGTTACAAACTGCCTGCTGATGAAGCTG AGTGATGATGGGACCTACACAGGTTTCATCAAGGTGCACCTGAAGCTGCGCCGCCCGGTGACGGTGCCGGCGGGGATCCGACCGCAGTCCATCTATGATGCCCTCAAGGAGGTGAACCTGGCAGAAACCACGGACAGGAGGACGTCCTTCTACCTGCCTCTGGATGCCATCAAACAGCTGCACATCAGCAGCACGACCACGGTGAGCGAGGTGATCCAGGGGCTGCTCAAGAAGTTCATGGTGGTGGATAACCCGCAGAAGTTTGCACTGTTCAAGGAGATGCGGAAGGATGGGCAAG tcctcctgcagaagctgcccCTCACTGAATTCCCGCTGTACCTGCGGCTGCTGGCTGGCCCTGACACTGATGTGCTCAGTTTTGTGCTGAAGGAGAACGAGACCGGGGAGGTGGAG TGGGATGCGTTCTCCATCCCAGAGCTACAAAACTTCTTAATGATCCTGgacaaagaagagaaggataAGATCCAGCAAGTGAAAAGGAAGTATGAGAAGTTCAAACAGAGACTGCAGCAGAGCTTGAAAGAGGCTGGAGACAAACCTGGCTAA
- the RASSF5 gene encoding ras association domain-containing protein 5 isoform X4, whose amino-acid sequence MTIGSSMSSGYCSLDEDLEDCFFTAKTSFFRSAQSKGPAKNVTQAVEEKPEPPTVEEIKEKIEKYNAKVTNCLLMKLSDDGTYTGFIKVHLKLRRPVTVPAGIRPQSIYDALKEVNLAETTDRRTSFYLPLDAIKQLHISSTTTVSEVIQGLLKKFMVVDNPQKFALFKEMRKDGQVLLQKLPLTEFPLYLRLLAGPDTDVLSFVLKENETGEVEWDAFSIPELQNFLMILDKEEKDKIQQVKRKYEKFKQRLQQSLKEAGDKPG is encoded by the exons ATGACCATCGGCAGCAGCATGAGCAGCGGGTACTGCAGCTTGGATGAAGACCTCGAGGATTGCTTTTTCACGGCTAAAACCTCTTTCTTCCGCAGCGCTCAGAGCAAGGGCCCCGCCAAG aaTGTAACGCAAGCTGTAGAAGAAAAACCAGAGCCTCCAACTGTTGAGGAGATCAAAGAGAAGATCGAAAAATACAATGCGAAAGTTACAAACTGCCTGCTGATGAAGCTG AGTGATGATGGGACCTACACAGGTTTCATCAAGGTGCACCTGAAGCTGCGCCGCCCGGTGACGGTGCCGGCGGGGATCCGACCGCAGTCCATCTATGATGCCCTCAAGGAGGTGAACCTGGCAGAAACCACGGACAGGAGGACGTCCTTCTACCTGCCTCTGGATGCCATCAAACAGCTGCACATCAGCAGCACGACCACGGTGAGCGAGGTGATCCAGGGGCTGCTCAAGAAGTTCATGGTGGTGGATAACCCGCAGAAGTTTGCACTGTTCAAGGAGATGCGGAAGGATGGGCAAG tcctcctgcagaagctgcccCTCACTGAATTCCCGCTGTACCTGCGGCTGCTGGCTGGCCCTGACACTGATGTGCTCAGTTTTGTGCTGAAGGAGAACGAGACCGGGGAGGTGGAG TGGGATGCGTTCTCCATCCCAGAGCTACAAAACTTCTTAATGATCCTGgacaaagaagagaaggataAGATCCAGCAAGTGAAAAGGAAGTATGAGAAGTTCAAACAGAGACTGCAGCAGAGCTTGAAAGAGGCTGGAGACAAACCTGGCTAA
- the RASSF5 gene encoding ras association domain-containing protein 5 isoform X3 has product MLKSGTCCLVIPCLLNGERARSPQTVRSAWGWSSSCPSSVPSRMFSDCRYTCHQQCHSLVQLDCRRPDPGQLSPEGTIVLPCSQNVTQAVEEKPEPPTVEEIKEKIEKYNAKVTNCLLMKLSDDGTYTGFIKVHLKLRRPVTVPAGIRPQSIYDALKEVNLAETTDRRTSFYLPLDAIKQLHISSTTTVSEVIQGLLKKFMVVDNPQKFALFKEMRKDGQVLLQKLPLTEFPLYLRLLAGPDTDVLSFVLKENETGEVEWDAFSIPELQNFLMILDKEEKDKIQQVKRKYEKFKQRLQQSLKEAGDKPG; this is encoded by the exons ATGCTAAAAAGTGGCACCTGCTGCCTTGTTATTCCATGCCTTCTGAATGGGGAAAGGGCTCGCAGCCCACAAACTGTGAGGAGTGCCTGGGGGTGGAGCTCCTCCTGCCCAAGCAGTGTGCCCAGCAGGATGTTTTCAG ACTGCAGGTACACGTGCCACCAGCAGTGTCACAGCCTCGTCCAGCTGGACTGTCGCCGGCCCGACCCCGGGCAGCTCTCTCCTGAGGGCACCATTGTGCTCCCCTGCAGCCAG aaTGTAACGCAAGCTGTAGAAGAAAAACCAGAGCCTCCAACTGTTGAGGAGATCAAAGAGAAGATCGAAAAATACAATGCGAAAGTTACAAACTGCCTGCTGATGAAGCTG AGTGATGATGGGACCTACACAGGTTTCATCAAGGTGCACCTGAAGCTGCGCCGCCCGGTGACGGTGCCGGCGGGGATCCGACCGCAGTCCATCTATGATGCCCTCAAGGAGGTGAACCTGGCAGAAACCACGGACAGGAGGACGTCCTTCTACCTGCCTCTGGATGCCATCAAACAGCTGCACATCAGCAGCACGACCACGGTGAGCGAGGTGATCCAGGGGCTGCTCAAGAAGTTCATGGTGGTGGATAACCCGCAGAAGTTTGCACTGTTCAAGGAGATGCGGAAGGATGGGCAAG tcctcctgcagaagctgcccCTCACTGAATTCCCGCTGTACCTGCGGCTGCTGGCTGGCCCTGACACTGATGTGCTCAGTTTTGTGCTGAAGGAGAACGAGACCGGGGAGGTGGAG TGGGATGCGTTCTCCATCCCAGAGCTACAAAACTTCTTAATGATCCTGgacaaagaagagaaggataAGATCCAGCAAGTGAAAAGGAAGTATGAGAAGTTCAAACAGAGACTGCAGCAGAGCTTGAAAGAGGCTGGAGACAAACCTGGCTAA